A window from Methanomicrobia archaeon encodes these proteins:
- a CDS encoding YbhB/YbcL family Raf kinase inhibitor-like protein: MNHTTAGGEIMKVTSPEIENCMSIPKKYTCDGVDVNPALDIEDIPAEAKSLALIVDDPDAPRGTWVHWVMYNIPVTARIEEDSVPGEQGLNDFGEIGYGGPSPPSGTQHRYFFKLYALDTELALGGRVNKSAVEAAMEGHIVDKAELIGVYKRGSRFF; encoded by the coding sequence ATGAATCATACAACTGCGGGAGGGGAGATTATGAAAGTAACGAGTCCAGAAATTGAGAACTGTATGAGCATCCCAAAGAAATATACGTGCGACGGCGTGGACGTCAACCCGGCACTCGATATCGAGGACATTCCGGCGGAGGCAAAGAGCCTGGCGTTAATCGTCGATGACCCCGATGCACCACGAGGCACCTGGGTCCATTGGGTTATGTACAATATTCCTGTTACTGCTCGGATCGAAGAGGACAGCGTGCCCGGCGAGCAAGGGCTGAATGATTTCGGCGAAATCGGTTACGGCGGCCCGTCTCCACCATCAGGTACGCAGCATCGGTACTTCTTCAAATTATACGCGCTGGACACCGAACTCGCGTTAGGCGGCAGGGTAAACAAGAGCGCCGTAGAAGCAGCCATGGAAGGCCACATCGTGGACAAGGCGGAATTGATCGGCGTGTATAAACGAGGTTCACGGTTTTTCTGA
- a CDS encoding thiamine pyrophosphate-binding protein yields the protein MQERTVSEVLVDQLAAWGVEYVFGLPGTSCLGVVDAIRKHKKLRFIKVRHEEAAALMASAYAKLTGKVGVCLTIAGPGATNLITGLYDAKMDRAPVLALTGQVKRQYIGPGGFQEIDQDVLFNSFCVFNKTINSKEQTVELVTLALKHALVDRGVAHLAIPNDVQKEPLEADIAPLKGRIPEFNIVNSELVDRAARLLNEAEQPVILAGWGARGHGYKLLKLAERLQAPIITTYRAKGVVPEDYELALGVLGDVGTPMARKFVNAADLLLVFGSSFSEKTNIPRKRIIQVDFDPMNLAKEFPIEAPVLGECGVVLEQLLAKVQERAANPGLLEEVKREKANWFAQLDQEADPRAAPLRAPFIMKVLRETIDPAAIVTIDVGDNSFWVGRNMVMAQQTLLMSGYLATMGFGLPAAIAAKLAAPDKQVVCITGDGGFAQVMGEFMTAVEQDLKIVVVILNNRELAMISLEQRVEGYPKFATELENTNFADYAISCGGCGFTVHEPMELKAVMEHVLHGRKPAIVDIATDPKRF from the coding sequence ATGCAAGAGCGAACGGTCTCGGAGGTGCTTGTGGATCAACTCGCGGCCTGGGGCGTGGAGTACGTTTTTGGACTGCCGGGCACGAGCTGCTTGGGTGTGGTGGATGCGATACGGAAGCATAAGAAGCTACGGTTTATCAAGGTGCGGCACGAGGAAGCGGCGGCCTTAATGGCCTCGGCGTACGCGAAGCTGACCGGCAAGGTAGGCGTGTGCCTGACGATCGCGGGACCGGGCGCGACGAATCTGATTACCGGCCTTTACGATGCAAAGATGGATCGTGCGCCAGTGTTAGCGCTTACGGGCCAGGTAAAGCGGCAGTACATCGGCCCCGGCGGTTTCCAGGAGATTGATCAGGACGTTCTTTTCAATTCCTTCTGTGTCTTTAACAAGACGATCAATTCGAAGGAGCAGACCGTTGAACTCGTAACCCTGGCGTTGAAGCACGCGTTAGTGGACCGCGGCGTTGCGCACCTCGCTATACCAAACGACGTGCAGAAGGAACCACTTGAAGCGGATATAGCGCCACTGAAAGGTAGGATACCTGAATTCAACATCGTTAATAGCGAACTCGTCGACCGCGCGGCGCGATTACTAAACGAAGCGGAGCAGCCCGTGATACTGGCGGGCTGGGGCGCGCGGGGGCACGGTTATAAACTCTTAAAGCTCGCAGAGCGATTGCAAGCGCCGATCATAACAACGTACCGTGCGAAAGGGGTGGTACCCGAGGATTACGAGCTCGCGCTTGGCGTGCTCGGCGATGTGGGCACGCCGATGGCACGCAAATTTGTCAATGCTGCTGATTTGCTTTTGGTCTTCGGCTCGTCGTTCTCGGAGAAGACGAATATCCCGCGAAAGCGAATCATTCAAGTGGACTTCGATCCGATGAATCTCGCCAAGGAGTTCCCGATTGAAGCCCCGGTTCTGGGCGAGTGTGGCGTCGTCTTAGAGCAGTTACTGGCGAAGGTGCAGGAACGAGCGGCGAATCCTGGGCTATTAGAAGAAGTGAAGCGGGAGAAGGCGAACTGGTTCGCGCAGCTTGATCAGGAAGCGGATCCGAGGGCTGCACCGTTACGTGCGCCGTTTATCATGAAAGTGTTGCGCGAGACCATCGATCCGGCAGCGATAGTCACCATAGACGTGGGTGATAATAGCTTCTGGGTTGGCCGCAACATGGTGATGGCGCAGCAAACGCTGCTGATGTCCGGCTATCTGGCGACGATGGGCTTTGGACTGCCCGCAGCGATAGCGGCGAAGTTAGCGGCTCCTGACAAGCAGGTCGTGTGTATCACCGGGGACGGCGGCTTCGCGCAGGTAATGGGTGAGTTCATGACGGCGGTCGAACAGGACCTGAAGATTGTCGTGGTCATCCTGAACAACCGCGAGCTGGCCATGATCAGCCTGGAGCAGCGAGTGGAGGGCTATCCGAAGTTCGCAACGGAACTCGAGAATACGAACTTTGCCGATTACGCGATCTCGTGCGGTGGCTGTGGCTTCACGGTGCACGAGCCGATGGAGTTAAAAGCGGTCATGGAACACGTGCTACACGGAAGGAAGCCGGCGATTGTCGATATTGCAACCGATCCGAAGCGATTTTAA
- a CDS encoding DUF1122 family protein, whose amino-acid sequence MGEEGNDSPLYTLEGRKVGEYTVHVKDVRKGAFAGVFSFSLLVDSHETVSGLYYLGSTWIRPWLELDYSPVSGDELDATGEVLFQLLAEFIPPGGHISVAYRDHKITARALLSGVSPAATPIGYLLWRCGCRWFKDWYFAEGWKEGGIKLQGEKPLDETRKRENTAKIIAELTEFLGKEGYLEPEIEKVCKELARKVVEEIRIQIKSPIASFRLI is encoded by the coding sequence ATGGGCGAAGAAGGGAACGACAGCCCTCTTTATACCCTGGAAGGGCGAAAGGTTGGTGAATACACCGTGCACGTGAAGGACGTAAGGAAAGGCGCATTCGCCGGTGTGTTCTCGTTCAGCCTGCTTGTGGACAGTCACGAAACAGTAAGCGGGCTGTACTACCTCGGCAGTACGTGGATAAGACCCTGGCTGGAGCTTGATTATTCGCCGGTATCAGGCGATGAGCTGGACGCAACAGGAGAAGTACTCTTTCAACTGCTTGCGGAGTTTATCCCACCGGGCGGGCACATCTCGGTAGCATACCGCGATCACAAAATCACCGCACGTGCGTTGCTGTCAGGCGTGTCGCCGGCGGCCACGCCAATCGGGTATTTGCTCTGGCGTTGCGGCTGCCGGTGGTTCAAAGATTGGTACTTCGCCGAGGGCTGGAAAGAGGGCGGGATCAAGCTACAGGGCGAGAAGCCGCTTGATGAAACACGCAAAAGGGAGAATACCGCTAAGATCATAGCAGAGTTAACGGAGTTTCTGGGGAAAGAGGGATATCTGGAGCCGGAGATCGAGAAGGTGTGCAAGGAGTTGGCGAGGAAGGTTGTGGAAGAGATCAGGATACAAATAAAATCCCCGATTGCTTCTTTTAGATTGATATAA